The Maledivibacter sp. region GATCTAATCGCACTAACTCTGATACCCTAATACCCGTGGCATATAGTAATTCAAGCATAGTTTTATCTCTGCAGCCCATTGCACTATTTTCATTGGGTTGACTTATGAGTCTCTCTACTTCGCTTAAACTTAACACACATGGCAGTTTTTTCTCTGATTTAGGTGATTCAAGATTTATAGTAGGATCACTTTGAACTAAACCATTGTTTAATAAATGTTGATATAAGCCTCTTATTGAAGCTAAATTCCTAGAGATTGTAGAAGTAGCACGTCCCTTTTTTTGAAGGTATAAAAGATAAGTAATAATTGTTGTCTTATTTACATCTATATAAGAATCTCTGCCCTTATCATTTAAAAACTCCCCAAATTGGCGAAGATCCCTTCCATAGGATTCCAAAGTGTTGTTAGATAATTTTTTTTCATCTTTTAAGTATACAAGAAAATCCTTTACAATTGTATTCATTTGATTAACTCCTTTATTTCTCTTCTGCTACAAAATACACTATTCTATAATTCAACACCCATAAACAAAATCCTCTTTAATTTTTTGAAAGTGCATAAAATAATATAATTAAACCCACAACCCTACGTCGAAGATTTGAGCAATGATTTAGAAATAAAACAACGAAGTAGAGTTTTAAATTTTCTATGAATACTCTGGGTTATAATAATTTTACATATAAGCAGATATATATTTTATAAAGAACGGTGTTACATATGCTTCAATAAGGCAACCAACAGCTATTACTATATGTATTATAGCCATAATAGTACTATATATAAAAAACTGGTTTAC contains the following coding sequences:
- the xerD gene encoding site-specific tyrosine recombinase XerD is translated as MNTIVKDFLVYLKDEKKLSNNTLESYGRDLRQFGEFLNDKGRDSYIDVNKTTIITYLLYLQKKGRATSTISRNLASIRGLYQHLLNNGLVQSDPTINLESPKSEKKLPCVLSLSEVERLISQPNENSAMGCRDKTMLELLYATGIRVSELVRLDLCDVELELDFIKCRGTNNKERIIPIGTMAKNALLKYFHEYRAMLVKDDEKALFVNYYGKRLTRQGFWKIIKRYTKEAKINKKITPHTLRHSFATHLIQNGADLKSVQEMLGHSDISTTQIYMQLTKNKIKDVYNKSHPRA